The Roseiconus lacunae genome window below encodes:
- a CDS encoding ATP-binding protein, whose protein sequence is MSSPATAKFDLHLPGLLKVLAEHLYSDRRVGFRELLQNAHDSCSRRRIEAPGDFQPRIRVSIDADEGILVIDDNGCGLTEDEIVNYLATIGRGYTRQLREEAALNDPESYRELIGQFGLGFLSAFLIASEVEVHTLSYQAGSEPMIWRSQGNETYQMCAGTRRDIGTTIRLTCKPSMRFLFQEDAIAELVERYCDFLPVPIYVAPSRTPVNRQIAPWAEVDFESAWDEFGQSQTRAADCLWKLQLKDWRLDLGHDSILIPLSGVVYVPARSTVSLNEFGDATVYIRNMFITDSNRSLLPNWAKFIRGYLESPMLQPTASREDIHEDENFELVCEAIEQQLLQGIRELCENDLRRWNMIVDCHTDLIMGWAATCDHFFDHIADCIQLRTTRGMMTVDQYRSQCPDDKIYYETTHSPSFFEQVLLEGQSKPVIDASWFGVLPFLKEFARRDRSIELVRTDADLKTLMRDIPEDSFTDLLVAFRKVYENTRIARFQPDEIPAVFLYSQHAEFIAESEEALSGDQLFPGVADAISDIVENLVRAGESTEGVLTLNANSPLIRQLAAAARQGNLEPPYCEMLCEMAKLFSGRMMDARKMIQSFDTFSGALMEIAP, encoded by the coding sequence ATGTCGTCGCCTGCTACCGCGAAGTTCGATCTGCATCTTCCCGGCTTGTTAAAAGTACTCGCCGAGCACTTATATTCCGATCGTCGTGTCGGCTTTCGTGAGCTGCTTCAGAACGCCCACGATTCCTGCAGTCGCCGCCGGATCGAAGCCCCCGGTGATTTTCAACCGCGGATCCGTGTTTCAATAGATGCGGACGAAGGCATCTTAGTCATCGATGATAATGGGTGCGGTCTGACAGAAGACGAAATCGTCAATTACCTCGCAACCATCGGCCGAGGTTACACGCGACAACTTCGCGAAGAAGCCGCACTGAACGATCCCGAAAGTTATCGCGAATTGATCGGGCAGTTCGGACTTGGGTTCCTCAGTGCGTTCTTGATCGCATCAGAAGTCGAAGTCCATACGTTGTCATATCAGGCCGGTAGCGAGCCCATGATTTGGCGCAGCCAAGGCAACGAAACCTATCAAATGTGCGCAGGTACGCGTCGAGACATTGGCACAACAATACGACTGACGTGCAAGCCGTCGATGCGGTTTCTGTTTCAGGAAGACGCGATCGCCGAGTTGGTCGAGCGGTATTGTGATTTCTTACCGGTACCGATTTATGTCGCGCCATCGCGGACTCCCGTCAATCGGCAAATCGCCCCATGGGCAGAGGTCGATTTCGAGTCCGCATGGGATGAATTCGGCCAATCACAAACACGCGCCGCAGATTGCCTGTGGAAATTGCAATTGAAAGATTGGCGTTTGGATCTGGGGCACGATTCGATCCTGATTCCGCTTTCGGGTGTAGTTTATGTTCCGGCACGATCGACGGTGTCCTTGAATGAATTCGGTGACGCAACGGTCTACATTCGCAACATGTTTATCACCGACAGCAACCGTTCGCTGTTGCCGAACTGGGCCAAATTCATTCGAGGATACTTAGAATCACCGATGCTGCAGCCGACGGCATCTCGCGAAGACATCCACGAAGACGAAAACTTTGAACTCGTTTGTGAAGCAATCGAACAGCAGTTGCTTCAAGGTATTCGCGAACTTTGTGAAAACGACCTCCGGCGATGGAATATGATCGTCGATTGTCACACGGACTTGATCATGGGGTGGGCCGCGACCTGCGATCATTTCTTTGATCATATCGCCGATTGCATCCAGTTACGCACCACACGCGGGATGATGACGGTCGACCAATATCGATCCCAATGCCCGGACGACAAGATCTATTACGAAACCACACACTCGCCAAGCTTTTTCGAGCAGGTACTGCTTGAAGGCCAATCCAAACCGGTCATCGACGCATCTTGGTTCGGAGTGTTGCCATTTCTCAAAGAGTTCGCTCGGCGAGACCGTTCGATCGAGTTGGTGCGCACCGACGCCGATTTGAAAACGTTGATGCGGGACATTCCCGAAGATAGCTTTACTGACCTATTGGTTGCGTTTCGAAAGGTCTACGAAAATACTCGCATCGCGCGTTTTCAGCCCGACGAAATTCCAGCAGTGTTCCTGTACAGTCAGCATGCCGAATTCATCGCCGAATCGGAGGAAGCACTTTCCGGTGATCAACTATTCCCCGGTGTCGCCGATGCGATTTCGGACATCGTCGAAAATCTTGTACGTGCGGGAGAATCGACCGAGGGTGTTTTGACATTGAACGCCAACAGCCCGTTGATCCGGCAGTTGGCGGCCGCGGCACGCCAAGGAAACTTGGAACCACCGTATTGTGAAATGTTATGCGAGATGGCAAAGCTGTTCAGCGGTCGGATGATGGATGCTCGAAAGATGATCCAGTCGTTCGATACGTTCAGCGGCGCTCTGATGGAGATCGCACCATGA
- a CDS encoding tetratricopeptide repeat protein has translation MSVWDWYQQHVECLDQNPDATASDWIMFELFAEATEAEDPEVKLIYYREAKDAAQACGDKAFALWCDAWIGMETCSVGRYSESLHGLTKAAVEARHPRYNGLPQQIMVNVLTIDRMGDIDPFGYLAEIEKGVEYLESICQEEPEHGCVYWSNMAAVYTEVGRYDQATRALDYLLRSVRRHSGYEYYSSACMRMAVLQSFYGQWDAVFDLAEEGLRNPPKPSAHTTLLMAMARALLRRDEPELAKKMFAKASVPLAKCHASALNYDFATAFHVETGNLENAISEREKQYAATKGQGRHWEYAKSCIELSRLHSLSGNHSAADRWAEQAQLASENLRDPKVVFDQLKEIKRSVP, from the coding sequence ATGAGTGTCTGGGACTGGTATCAACAGCATGTCGAATGTCTGGATCAAAACCCTGACGCGACCGCCAGTGACTGGATCATGTTCGAGTTGTTCGCCGAAGCAACCGAAGCAGAGGATCCGGAAGTCAAACTAATCTATTACCGTGAAGCCAAGGATGCCGCCCAGGCGTGTGGTGACAAAGCGTTCGCACTCTGGTGCGACGCGTGGATAGGAATGGAAACCTGTTCGGTCGGTCGCTATTCCGAATCGTTACATGGGTTGACCAAAGCGGCCGTCGAGGCCAGACATCCCAGGTACAACGGACTGCCCCAGCAAATCATGGTCAACGTGTTGACGATCGACCGGATGGGTGACATCGATCCGTTCGGGTACTTGGCCGAAATCGAAAAGGGCGTCGAGTACTTGGAATCCATTTGCCAGGAAGAACCTGAGCATGGTTGCGTGTATTGGTCAAACATGGCAGCGGTCTACACCGAAGTCGGTCGCTATGACCAAGCAACGCGTGCCCTGGATTATTTGCTACGATCCGTCCGCCGGCATAGCGGGTACGAGTACTACAGTTCGGCATGCATGCGAATGGCGGTGCTGCAATCGTTCTACGGGCAGTGGGATGCGGTGTTTGATTTAGCAGAAGAAGGCTTAAGAAATCCGCCGAAACCATCGGCCCACACGACGCTTTTAATGGCGATGGCTCGTGCATTGTTGCGACGCGACGAACCAGAACTCGCGAAGAAGATGTTTGCAAAAGCTAGCGTCCCGCTAGCGAAGTGTCACGCGTCGGCGCTGAACTATGATTTTGCGACCGCCTTCCACGTGGAGACTGGAAATCTGGAAAACGCGATCAGCGAACGTGAAAAGCAGTACGCGGCGACCAAAGGTCAAGGCCGACACTGGGAGTACGCCAAAAGCTGTATCGAACTGTCGCGGCTACATTCACTCAGCGGCAATCATTCCGCCGCCGATCGGTGGGCCGAGCAAGCGCAACTGGCGAGCGAAAATCTGCGCGATCCCAAAGTTGTTTTCGATCAGTTGAAAGAGATCAAGCGATCAGTTCCTTGA
- a CDS encoding DUF1501 domain-containing protein, which translates to MLNFQANRRTMLRSMVGSSLLMPGIVSQICAEEESSSFNPLAARPSHFPAKAKSVIFIYATGGVSHIDTFDPKPTSGGRDGSGKDRLMGNLFGAQPSPNCGTLVSDLFPHVRDVMDEICLIRSMKASHFDHSEATLGMHTGSPTFARPSMGSWVSYGLGSFNQDLPGFIVIAPHLPYGGTQVYASDFLPAFHQGTRVIPGDNPIANLRPPGRSAKLQELEIDFAQQLNRQHLADRPTDSALAARMKSFETAFRMQAAAPEAFDIDSEPEHVRQLYGLDRKTKGPGKDFGWQCLVARRLVERGVRFIELIDTGSRPNWDSHGEMNEHKDLAYNVDQPTAGLIKDLRQRGMLDDTIVLWATEFGRTPTREGKNGRGHHRDCFSVWLAGGGFKGGHVHGTTDEIGKYTVENPVEVHDLHATVLHQLGMDHERLTFRHAGRDFRLTDVHGNVVKELIA; encoded by the coding sequence ATGCTGAACTTTCAAGCAAATCGTCGGACGATGTTGCGTTCAATGGTCGGCAGTTCACTGTTGATGCCGGGCATCGTTTCGCAGATATGTGCCGAGGAGGAGTCCAGTTCATTCAATCCGCTCGCCGCCCGGCCGTCGCACTTTCCCGCGAAGGCGAAAAGCGTCATCTTCATTTATGCTACCGGCGGCGTCTCACACATAGACACTTTTGATCCAAAGCCAACGTCAGGAGGCCGCGACGGTAGCGGAAAAGATCGCTTGATGGGCAACCTCTTCGGCGCCCAGCCCAGCCCCAACTGCGGTACCCTCGTCAGCGATCTGTTTCCCCACGTCAGAGATGTGATGGACGAGATCTGCCTGATTCGATCGATGAAGGCGTCACACTTCGACCATAGCGAAGCGACATTGGGCATGCACACCGGTTCGCCAACATTTGCTCGGCCGAGTATGGGATCATGGGTCAGTTATGGTCTTGGTAGTTTTAATCAAGACCTACCCGGGTTTATCGTGATCGCACCTCACCTGCCCTATGGAGGCACGCAAGTCTACGCGAGTGATTTCCTTCCGGCGTTTCATCAGGGCACACGTGTGATTCCGGGGGACAACCCGATCGCCAATCTTCGGCCACCCGGCCGAAGCGCAAAACTGCAAGAACTTGAAATCGACTTTGCCCAGCAGCTCAACCGACAACACCTCGCCGACCGCCCAACCGACTCGGCGCTCGCCGCAAGGATGAAGTCATTCGAGACCGCATTTCGAATGCAAGCGGCTGCCCCAGAAGCGTTCGATATCGATAGCGAACCCGAGCATGTCCGGCAGCTCTATGGTCTCGATCGCAAGACCAAAGGTCCCGGCAAAGATTTTGGTTGGCAATGCTTGGTGGCGCGACGTCTTGTCGAGCGGGGCGTCAGGTTTATCGAGTTGATTGATACCGGATCACGCCCAAACTGGGATAGCCATGGCGAGATGAACGAGCACAAGGACTTGGCGTACAACGTCGACCAACCGACCGCAGGGCTGATCAAAGATTTGCGTCAACGCGGAATGCTGGATGACACCATCGTGCTATGGGCGACCGAGTTTGGTCGGACACCGACACGAGAAGGAAAGAACGGCCGTGGACATCACCGTGACTGTTTCAGTGTATGGCTTGCCGGCGGCGGGTTTAAAGGCGGACACGTTCATGGCACGACCGATGAAATCGGCAAGTACACCGTGGAAAATCCCGTCGAGGTTCATGACCTTCACGCGACGGTCCTTCATCAACTGGGGATGGACCACGAACGGTTGACGTTCCGGCATGCCGGTCGTGACTTCCGTTTAACGGACGTGCACGGCAACGTGGTCAAGGAACTGATCGCTTGA
- a CDS encoding PSD1 and planctomycete cytochrome C domain-containing protein produces the protein MLRSDQWLRRMGIGCAFSMAILSQGHAFGNESAEVDFETHVAPIFRDHCVECHSADDQNGGLRLDHPSAITTEGDSGKHSIVSGDPRNSEILVRVLSNNEDDQMPPDGDRLTDQQIDTLRAWISAGAAWPQDPDHSGDPIDESETHWAFKPLWHATPPSDRSGWSLSPIDQFVASRRSDAGLTAANDADPIAFLRRATYDLTGLPPTPGEVDSFLQRHKQVGLDQAIRELVERLLASPSYGERWGRHWMDWVRYADTAGDNSDYPIPQAYLYRNYIIESLNQDVPYDRFVTEQLAGDLLPAESIVQRNRQLIATGYLAMARRFGSLVERYPWHLTIEDTIDNVGKTMLGMTLACARCHDHKFDPVSTREYYGLYGFFASTRYPFPGIELFKAQQDFASLLDPAATSKHLSEYEPKTNKLTTELNQQLERCRVQAVENAEREKSCSLDEKRKMRDELDGMLIKARRAGEKLAAHLREIPDYPTAYAVSDAVATNARIQIKGEPTRPGGEVVRGFPAVLGGQTLDSETAAQSSGRLQLANWVTSADNPLFARVIVNRVWQKHFGTGLVASTSDFGLRGEKPSHPSLLDYLATQFINDGYSIKQLHRQIMTSRTYRLASIGDPDNAVKDPGNRLLWKFNRQRLDAESIRDTLLVLAGQLDTAPQTEPFPFPKKSDWSFTQHHPFKGDYPNQKRSVYQLTKRLTVGTYLQTFDGPDPNVCTAERDQSVTSLQALYFFNDDFLHDQSLQFADRLLEASSEQGERIDVMFRKILNRPPDEDEIKLVSSHLQSARAALENTSAGGQVANQRAANKRAVWASVIRGMFRLNEFLYLD, from the coding sequence ATGTTACGAAGCGACCAATGGCTGAGACGAATGGGGATCGGGTGTGCCTTTTCTATGGCAATCTTGTCTCAGGGTCACGCCTTCGGAAACGAATCCGCCGAGGTCGATTTCGAGACGCACGTCGCACCCATCTTTCGTGATCACTGCGTCGAATGCCATTCGGCCGATGATCAAAACGGCGGGCTACGACTGGATCATCCTTCGGCGATCACCACCGAAGGTGACTCGGGCAAACATTCGATTGTTTCGGGTGACCCGCGAAACAGCGAAATCCTGGTTCGTGTGCTTTCCAATAACGAAGACGACCAAATGCCGCCCGACGGTGATCGTCTGACAGATCAGCAAATCGACACGTTACGGGCCTGGATTTCCGCCGGTGCGGCTTGGCCGCAAGACCCCGATCATTCGGGTGATCCGATCGATGAATCCGAAACGCACTGGGCGTTCAAGCCCCTTTGGCATGCCACCCCGCCGAGCGACCGTTCCGGTTGGTCTTTATCACCGATCGATCAATTCGTCGCTTCCCGTCGCAGTGACGCAGGTTTGACGGCCGCCAATGATGCCGATCCGATCGCTTTCCTTCGACGTGCCACCTATGACTTGACGGGACTGCCGCCAACGCCCGGCGAAGTCGATTCGTTTTTGCAACGTCACAAGCAAGTGGGACTTGATCAAGCGATCCGAGAGTTGGTCGAACGCCTGCTTGCCAGCCCAAGTTATGGTGAACGATGGGGACGCCATTGGATGGATTGGGTGCGGTATGCCGACACCGCCGGTGACAATTCGGACTATCCGATCCCGCAGGCATATTTGTATCGCAACTACATCATCGAATCGCTCAATCAAGACGTCCCCTACGATCGCTTTGTGACCGAGCAGTTGGCCGGTGATTTGCTGCCGGCCGAATCGATCGTACAACGCAATCGGCAACTGATCGCGACTGGATACCTGGCGATGGCGAGACGATTCGGTTCGCTTGTCGAGCGTTACCCGTGGCACCTGACGATCGAAGACACGATCGACAACGTCGGTAAAACCATGCTCGGTATGACACTCGCTTGTGCGCGATGTCATGATCATAAGTTTGATCCCGTTTCGACTCGCGAGTACTACGGGTTGTATGGTTTCTTCGCGAGCACCCGTTATCCGTTCCCAGGGATTGAACTGTTCAAAGCACAACAGGATTTCGCTAGCCTGCTTGATCCCGCTGCAACTTCGAAGCACCTTTCGGAGTACGAACCAAAAACGAATAAACTGACCACCGAGTTGAATCAGCAGCTTGAGCGTTGTCGCGTGCAAGCGGTCGAGAACGCGGAGCGTGAAAAGTCTTGTTCGCTTGACGAGAAACGCAAGATGCGTGATGAGCTTGATGGGATGCTGATCAAAGCGCGAAGGGCGGGTGAGAAGTTAGCCGCCCACCTTCGTGAAATCCCCGATTACCCAACCGCGTATGCAGTCTCGGATGCTGTTGCGACCAATGCCCGTATCCAGATAAAGGGCGAACCGACGCGTCCCGGCGGCGAGGTTGTGCGTGGCTTTCCCGCGGTCCTCGGTGGTCAAACCCTCGACAGTGAAACCGCGGCACAATCGAGCGGTCGATTGCAATTGGCGAATTGGGTGACTTCGGCAGACAATCCGCTATTCGCACGCGTGATCGTCAATCGCGTTTGGCAAAAACACTTTGGGACCGGCCTCGTTGCCTCGACAAGCGACTTTGGACTCCGAGGCGAAAAGCCTTCGCATCCGTCGCTGCTAGATTACTTGGCAACTCAATTCATCAACGACGGTTATTCGATCAAACAGTTGCATCGACAGATCATGACCAGTCGGACATACCGATTGGCCAGCATCGGCGACCCTGACAACGCCGTCAAAGACCCAGGCAACCGCTTGTTGTGGAAATTCAATCGACAACGGCTCGATGCCGAATCGATTCGCGATACGTTGCTCGTTCTTGCCGGCCAGCTCGACACCGCTCCGCAAACCGAGCCATTTCCCTTCCCCAAGAAGTCCGACTGGTCGTTCACCCAGCACCATCCGTTTAAAGGCGACTACCCCAACCAGAAACGAAGCGTCTATCAATTGACCAAGCGTTTGACGGTGGGCACCTACCTGCAGACCTTTGATGGGCCAGACCCGAACGTTTGTACGGCTGAACGCGACCAATCGGTCACATCGCTTCAAGCGTTGTACTTTTTCAATGATGATTTCCTACACGATCAATCATTACAGTTTGCCGATCGATTGCTCGAAGCATCGTCGGAACAAGGCGAACGAATCGACGTAATGTTTCGAAAGATCTTGAATCGCCCTCCGGACGAAGACGAAATCAAACTTGTGTCCAGTCATTTGCAATCTGCCCGGGCGGCTCTCGAAAATACGTCGGCCGGCGGTCAAGTTGCTAATCAACGCGCTGCCAATAAACGAGCGGTTTGGGCAAGCGTGATTCGGGGAATGTTTCGGTTAAACGAATTTCTTTATTTGGATTGA
- a CDS encoding DUF1501 domain-containing protein, whose amino-acid sequence MINPLKAVTRRQLFQTCGVGLGKISLASMLATDLAAASSSGSQNRDQSGPGLHHPAKAKRVIYLFMAGAPSQLDLFDYKPKLVELEGKPIPPSVIAGQRYAFIQPDAAVLSPRFKFARHGQSGAQISEVMPHLAEVADDIALIRSVHTDQFNHAPAQIFVNTGSGIPGRPAMGSWLTYGLGSEADDLPGFVVLKSGGNLSGGAAMWSNGFLPGEHQGVPFRANGDPILHVANPEGISDQSQRATLDLLSKLNQKRFDALGIDAIGSRIESYEMAYRMQARAPELMDFSDESDDTLAMYGMSRDDTGSFAKNCLLARRLVERGVRFVQLYHAGWDHHSNVENGLKGQCKQTDQGCAALLKDLKRLGMLDDTLVVWGGEFGRTPMVEASAALGRTLGRDHHPQAYTMWMAGGGIRPGQTIGETDELGFHPTEDPVHVHDLQATILHQLGINHERLTFSHAGRDFRLTDVHGHVVDKLVG is encoded by the coding sequence ATGATCAACCCACTCAAAGCGGTCACACGCCGCCAACTGTTCCAAACCTGCGGTGTCGGCCTGGGAAAGATCTCGCTGGCTTCGATGCTGGCCACCGACCTTGCCGCCGCGTCAAGCAGCGGATCGCAAAACCGTGATCAGTCCGGTCCTGGACTTCATCACCCCGCCAAAGCGAAGCGGGTGATCTATCTATTCATGGCCGGTGCCCCCAGCCAGTTGGATCTATTTGATTACAAGCCGAAGCTCGTTGAACTAGAAGGCAAACCGATACCGCCGTCGGTAATCGCCGGCCAGCGATACGCATTCATCCAACCTGACGCGGCGGTTTTGTCGCCGCGATTTAAATTCGCACGGCACGGCCAATCCGGGGCGCAGATCTCTGAAGTGATGCCGCACTTGGCAGAAGTCGCCGATGATATCGCTCTGATTCGCAGCGTCCACACCGACCAGTTCAATCATGCCCCCGCACAAATCTTCGTCAACACCGGCAGTGGTATTCCGGGGCGTCCGGCGATGGGATCTTGGTTAACCTATGGCCTGGGAAGCGAAGCGGATGACCTGCCAGGGTTTGTCGTGCTGAAAAGCGGCGGGAATCTTTCTGGCGGCGCCGCGATGTGGAGCAACGGATTCCTTCCGGGCGAGCATCAGGGCGTACCTTTTCGAGCCAACGGTGATCCCATTTTGCACGTCGCCAATCCGGAGGGTATTTCCGATCAATCCCAGCGAGCGACGTTGGATCTGCTTTCCAAACTAAATCAAAAGCGTTTCGATGCACTTGGGATCGACGCGATCGGTTCGCGGATTGAATCGTACGAGATGGCGTATCGAATGCAGGCTCGCGCCCCCGAGTTGATGGATTTTTCCGACGAATCCGACGACACACTCGCGATGTACGGTATGTCGCGTGATGACACAGGATCGTTCGCAAAAAATTGCTTACTGGCCCGTCGGTTGGTCGAGCGGGGCGTCCGCTTCGTTCAGCTTTATCACGCGGGCTGGGATCATCACAGCAATGTCGAAAACGGGCTGAAGGGCCAATGCAAACAAACCGATCAAGGTTGCGCGGCCCTACTGAAGGATCTGAAGCGGCTTGGGATGCTCGACGACACATTGGTCGTTTGGGGAGGGGAATTCGGACGAACGCCAATGGTCGAAGCCAGCGCGGCACTCGGCCGTACACTTGGTCGCGATCACCACCCCCAAGCGTATACAATGTGGATGGCTGGCGGTGGGATTCGTCCCGGACAGACCATCGGGGAGACCGATGAACTTGGTTTTCATCCGACCGAAGACCCGGTGCATGTCCACGACCTGCAAGCGACGATCCTGCATCAGTTGGGAATCAATCACGAACGATTGACCTTTAGCCATGCCGGTCGTGACTTTCGCCTGACCGATGTGCACGGGCATGTTGTCGACAAACTGGTGGGATAA